A window of the Rhinoraja longicauda isolate Sanriku21f chromosome 42, sRhiLon1.1, whole genome shotgun sequence genome harbors these coding sequences:
- the LOC144611996 gene encoding uncharacterized protein LOC144611996 isoform X3 translates to MMEEVGNRDQDVPASPFSDTSEKMLSSQDADFTVPSTPVDLNLQDMISATDQTLDRNPSPQVPGVSLDPEPTAIEGELVPLNNFKQKNAA, encoded by the exons ATGATGGAAGAAG TTGGTAACAGGGACCAAGATGTGCCAGCCTCACCTTTCAGTGATACTTCTGAGAAAATGCTGAGTTCCCAGGATGCGG ATTTTACAGTACCTTCAACCCCAGTTGATCTTAACCTGCAAGACATGATTTCTGCCACTGATCAAACTTTGGATCGGAATCCATCACCTCAGG TCCCCGGAGTGAGCCTTGACCCAGAACCTACTGCCATTGAAGGAGAACTGGTACCACTGAACAATTTTAAACAAAAGA
- the LOC144611996 gene encoding uncharacterized protein LOC144611996 isoform X1 — translation MEHRASHQTTSTFYSPYSRRFASLLPESPLHLVPEIERSGLEWFDIWVYEMMEEVGNRDQDVPASPFSDTSEKMLSSQDADFTVPSTPVDLNLQDMISATDQTLDRNPSPQVPGVSLDPEPTAIEGELVPLNNFKQKNAA, via the exons ATGGAACATAGAGCAAGTCATCAAACAACTTCTACCTTTTACTCTCCATACAGTCGGCGGTTTGCATCTCTACTACCAGAATCACCTTTGCATCTGGTGCCCGAGATTGAAAGATCTGGTCTTGAGTGGTTTGACATCTGGGTTTATGAAATGATGGAAGAAG TTGGTAACAGGGACCAAGATGTGCCAGCCTCACCTTTCAGTGATACTTCTGAGAAAATGCTGAGTTCCCAGGATGCGG ATTTTACAGTACCTTCAACCCCAGTTGATCTTAACCTGCAAGACATGATTTCTGCCACTGATCAAACTTTGGATCGGAATCCATCACCTCAGG TCCCCGGAGTGAGCCTTGACCCAGAACCTACTGCCATTGAAGGAGAACTGGTACCACTGAACAATTTTAAACAAAAGA
- the LOC144611996 gene encoding uncharacterized protein LOC144611996 isoform X2 produces the protein MESMERSRRFASLLPESPLHLVPEIERSGLEWFDIWVYEMMEEVGNRDQDVPASPFSDTSEKMLSSQDADFTVPSTPVDLNLQDMISATDQTLDRNPSPQVPGVSLDPEPTAIEGELVPLNNFKQKNAA, from the exons TCGGCGGTTTGCATCTCTACTACCAGAATCACCTTTGCATCTGGTGCCCGAGATTGAAAGATCTGGTCTTGAGTGGTTTGACATCTGGGTTTATGAAATGATGGAAGAAG TTGGTAACAGGGACCAAGATGTGCCAGCCTCACCTTTCAGTGATACTTCTGAGAAAATGCTGAGTTCCCAGGATGCGG ATTTTACAGTACCTTCAACCCCAGTTGATCTTAACCTGCAAGACATGATTTCTGCCACTGATCAAACTTTGGATCGGAATCCATCACCTCAGG TCCCCGGAGTGAGCCTTGACCCAGAACCTACTGCCATTGAAGGAGAACTGGTACCACTGAACAATTTTAAACAAAAGA